The genomic DNA GCACCGGCCTTCTATATCCGCGTCTACCAGGCGGAGCTCGCCAAGGTCGGTCTCTGGCTGGGGTTGATCATCGGCCTCGGCGGCGCCCTCGGCGCCGTCGGTGGCGGCATGTTGGCGGACCGGCTCGGTGCCCGCGATCTGCGCTGGCAGGTCTACCTGCCGGCCCTCGCCTCGCTGCTCTCGATCCCCTTCCTGTTCGGCATCCTGTTCGCTCCGGGGGAGACTGCCTCGCTGCTCTGGCTGATTCCCTTCGCGGCCCTCGCCGGGGTCTGGTCGGGACCGGTCTTCGCGGTCGTCCAGGGGCTCGTCAAGCTGCGCATGCGCGCTCTCGCGGCGGCGATTCTGGCCTTCGTCGTCAGCCTCATCGGGCTCGGTCTGGGGCCGCTGTCGGTCGGCGTGCTGAACGACTCGCTGGCGGCGGGGCAGGGCAATCAGGCGGTGCGCTGGTCGTTGCTGATCATCGTCGTCACGGATTTGTGGGCGGCGGGACACTTTTTCCTTGCCGGCCGTACCTTGAAGCGCGACTGGGAGGTCAAGAACGAGACCGAAGGACGGTCCTGAGTGTGGCGGAACGGAAACCCTTCGGGCCTTTGAGGCGGAAAATTATGCATGAATGTCTCTGTGTAAATAACCGATGAGCTTTACGGAAGCTCTGATGAACATTCTCCAATGAATAGGAGTTCCCCGTGAATTTCTTGAAGAGCGAGCGCGAGCACCTCGAGCGCTTCTTGCCGGGCCTCGACGCCGAGCTGGCGGAACAGCCACTGCAGGAGCTCGAAAAGCGCGGCAATCCCTGCCTCGGGATGCTCATCGCTGCGCGTGGCGCCGGCCTGTTGATCCCGACCGAGTACGGCGGTCTGGGGGCGACGCCGGTGGAAGCGGTGCGGGTCCACCGGGCGGTGGCGACGCGGTCGCCGTCGCTCTCCATCGCCATGACGATGCACAACTTCTCCGTCGCCACCTTGGTGGAGTACACCTTCTACGGCGACTACACCGTCGATCTCCTGAAGAGCGTCGCCGAGAACCAGCTTCTGGTGGCTTCCGGTTTCGCCGAGGGCCGCACCGGCAGCAGCATCCTCGATCCCCTGATGCGTGCCGAGCCGGTGGATGGCGGCTACCGCATCAATGGCGCCAAAAAGCCCTGCACCCTGACCTACTCGATGGGCTTGCTGACCGCCAGCGTGGCGGTTCCGAGCGACAACGGCGGGGCACCGCGCCGGGCGGTGGCGGTGGTGCCGGCGGACGCCGAGGGAATCGACCGCCAGCCCTTCTGGACCAGCTCCGTGCTCGGTGGTGCCGAGAGCGACCAACTGGTTCTCAAGGATGTCTTCATCCCTCAGGACCAGCTCTTCTTCCCGGAGGTCGACGAAGGCCTCGACGCCGTCGAAGCCGGTGGCTTCCTGTGGTTCGAGCTGCTGGTCTCGGCCTCCTACCTGGGAGTCGCCAGCGCTCTCGCCGAGCGTGCCCTCGCCGGCGGCAAGGGCACCGACGGGGAGCGCGTGCAGCTCGCCATCGAGCTCGAGAGCGCCATGTCGGGTCTCGAAGGAGTGGCCCAGACGATGATGACCGGCGAGCGCGGCGAGGACATTCTGGTGCGCAGTCTGTTGGTGCGCTTCGCCGTGCAGGGTGCCATCGAGCGGTCCGTGATGCGGGCCGCCGAGCTGCTCGGCGGCATGTCCTTCATCGCCTCGCCGGACGTCGCCTATCTGCTGTCGGCGAGCCGCGCCCTGGCCTTCCACCCACCGTCTCGACTGAGCGTTGCACCGGCCATCGACGGCTTCCTGGCCGGCGGCCCGATGGAAATCGCCTGACCCCTTTCAAGGGAGGACTGTCATGGACAAGTTCAATCTGTTTCTGACCCCGAAGACCTATCAGATGGTCCGCATCGACTGGGCCATCATCATGTTCACCCTGCTCGGGCTGGTGATCTACAACTGGCAAGAGGTCAACTGGTGGCGTTTTGCCGGCGCCTTTCTGCTCAGCGACCTGATCGGCACCTTCCCGGGCATGTACATGTACTACGCCAAGAAGAAGGGCGAGCACCGCAGTATCCCGAGCATCTTCCACGACCTCTACAACATCGGACACAGCTTCGTCGGGATCGGCTCGGTGGCGGTCATCTGGTACCTGGTGACCGGCTCCTGGGAGTGGGCGATGCTCGCCATGCCGATCCATCTCGCCGGTGATCGCTGTGTCTTCGGCAACATCTACAAGCCCCACGGCACCGCCTTCGAGCCGGTGCTGCACGATGCCTTCAAGCGCTTTCAGGCCGAGTACGAAGCCGCCGGCAAGTGGTGACTTTTTCCTGAGTCCATCCAACGGAGAGATTTGACGATATGCCCCAGACAACCCCCAAGGAGGCTTCCTGGGAGGAAGCTCCCAGCATTCTCGACGGTGCCACCAACCTCGAGCTGACGCCGGCCCTGTGCCACCTCGACTACTGGATCGAAGCCGCCCCACAGGGCACCCTGGCGGGTCTGATCAACGGCCACCGGCCGGAGACCAGAGTGCCCGACTACATGCTCGAGGACGGTCCTCTGCGGGCCGCCATCATGGACGAGTTCTCCTTCCGCTCGATCTCCGAGGAGAAGGCGACGCGGGCGATCAGTTACCTGGTGGCCTATGCCCCGGACGTTCTCTCGATGGAGTTCTTCGGTACCCAGATGATCGACGAGGCGCGGCACTCGCGGGTCTTTCGCGGTCATCTCCTCGAGCTCGGGGTGCCGGAGAAGGACCTCGCCGCCACCATTCAGCGGATCGCCGGGGCCGACTCCGAGAAGATCCTGGTGCCCCTCGAGGACTTCGCCCTGCCGCTGATGCGCGATCAGCGCGACTTCATCGCCGGGGTGGTGATCTTGACCATTCTGGTGGAGGGGGTGCTGGCGCCCTCGGCGGAGCTCTCGGAGCTCAAGTGGCGGCACCTCGACCCGCCGGCGGCGGAGATCGAGCACGGCGCCAACATCGACGAGGTGCGTCACCTGACGGTGGGCAGCGCGGTGGTCAAGGAGTATCTCGAGGCCCATCCGGACGAGGTGCCGCGGGTGCTCGACATCATCACCCGTGGCCGCCAGCTGTGGGCCGAGCTGCCCACCGACGATCCCATCTTCCGGCGCGAGCTGCTCTTCCAAGAGGGCATGAAGCAGCACCAGGACAAGATCGAAGGCTATGAGATCTGGCCCGGCCGGCTGCTCTCCGACACCACCCCCGAGGAGCGTCTCGAGACCGCCAACCGGTGGTCGACGGAAATGCAGGACAGCCGGCTGCGCTACATGGGGTTGGAGGAGGCGATTCCGTGAGCTCCGGCGGTGCGACGGTCACCGCGGGAGGGGTTCTCGAGGGGGTCGTCCGCACCGCTCTGGATCTCGCGCCGGCGGCGCCCGTGGAGCTCGAGGAGGTCGAGGCCTTCTCGAACTTCAACTACGTCTACCGGGTGCGGGCCGGCGGTGACTCCTTCTACCTCAAGCAGGTGGCGGAGAAGCCCAAGCACTTCGATGTCCGACTGCCGCGCGAGCGCATCTTCTCGGAGGCGGAGGCGATGCGCCGGTTTCAGGAGCTGGCCGGCGACGCGGTGCGCGTGCCCCGGCTCCTGGGCCTCGATCGCGAGGCCTACGCCTTTGTGATGAGCGACGTCGGCGCGGGCCGGCGGGTGTTGCTCGACGTCGTCGGCCAGTGCTTCGAGCGCTTGGCGGAGCAGGCCGAGGCCCTCGGCACGGCCCTCGGTCGGGTGCATCGGGCCAGCCGGGGCATGGCGCCGTTGCGACCGGCGGCCGAGCGCGAGGTGATCGTGCGCACCATCTGGGACGGCTTGCTCGCCCCTGGGGGACGCGCTGTCTTTCCCGACGCCTGGGCCGCCACCGAGGAGCGGCTGAGTCGCTCGGAGTGTCTGGTCCATGCCGACCTGTGGGCGAAGAATCTGCTGGTGGCGGCCGGCGAGCCGGTGGCCCTGGTGGACTTCGAAGGCGCCCACCTCGGCGATCCCGCCTTCGACCTCGGGACCCTGCTGGCGGTGGCTTTGCTTCCCGCCCTCGAACGGCCCGAGCTCTTTGCCGCGGCCCAGGGCTTCGCCCGCCGGCTGTTCGATTCCCATGCCGCTGCCGCTGGGGACGTGCGCTGGGCCGATGGCGTTCGCGAGCGCGCCTTCCTCGCCACCGCCGTCTTTCTGGCGGCGCGCGGCTTCGGCCCCTTTGCTTACCCGATGGCGGAAACCGCCCGCCAGCGGGTACGGGCGTTGGCGGCTCGCCTGGTCGAGGCGCCGGTCAAGGACCTCGACGGTCTCACCATCCGGGTGGCGGCGGTCCTCGCCCTGCCGGGCATTTGATTTCGAGGGAGAGATGGAGACGCGAATCTACCGATCGATCGACGAGCTCGGCGCCGACCGCGTGATGGCGCAAGAGGGAGGTGGCCTGGACTTTTCCTATGGCCTGTTGCGCGCCGTCGAGCGCACCCTGTGGGGTCGCCTCGAAGTGCGTTATCTGACGGTCGAGGACGGCGGCGAGACGGTGCTGTTCACGCCGGTCTATATCGGCAGCAATCTCAACTTCAACGCCCTGTTGCCGAAGCTCATTCAATCCTCCTATGCCTCTCAAGTGGAGAACCTGGGGATGGCAGCGGCCTACACCGTGGCGGTGGTCGGTTGCCTGATCTCGGACCGCGGCTGGATTCCGATGCATCCGGAGCTGCGGGATCGTGCCGGCGCCCTGCGCCTGCTGCTGGCGGAGATCGACCGGCTGGCGGCCTCCTTTCGGGCCCAGCTCTGCCTGCTGAAGGACATCCATCAGAGCTTTCCCGAGGAGGAGCGTGGCGTGATGCGCCAGGCGGGCTTCTCCGAGGGCTACTCGCTCCCGACCATCCGCATCGACACGCGCTATGACTCCTGGGATCAGTACCTCTCGAAGCACCTCTCGAAGAATGGCCGCAAGCACGCCCGCAAGCAGTTTCGCCACGCCGAGGCGCGGGGCTATCGGCTGCGCGCCGTCGAGGACTTCGAGTCTCTGATCCCGCGCCTCTTTCCGCTCTTCCGCAGCGTGTTCTTGCGCGCCAAGTACCAGTTCGAAGAGTTGCCACCGGCCTTTCTCGTCGAGTGCAACCGCTCGCGCCGTCCCCTCACCGAGATGATCCTGTGTGAGAAGGGCGACGAGCCGGTGGGGGCGATGCTGGTGTTCTACGACCGCGTCCAGCAGCTCAACCGGCGCATCGGCGTCGACTACGACGACGCCGACAGCGGTTTGATCTACAACCTGCTCAACTACCAGGGGCTGATCCGGGCGATCGACCGCGGCATCGAGCACGTCGACCTCGGGCAGAGCTCCTATTTGGTGAAGACCCGCATGGGCGGTGAGCTGACCGACAACTATCTCCTGCTCAAGAGCTACTCCCTGGCCCTCAAGCCGAGCCTGCCGTTTCAGAAGTGGTGGATGAACCGCTATCGCGCCGAGCAAGTCCTCGCGGGGCTCAAGCAAGGGGTGCAGATATGAAGAACGTCCTGCTCACCGGTGCCGACAGCCTGGTCGGCGCCGAAGTGCTGGCCCATCTGGCGCGTCAGGCCGTCGACACCGTCACCCTGGTGCTGGGGCACGACGGCGACGAGGTTTTGGATCGCCTGGTCGAGTACGTCGGTCCCTTGCCGGTGCGCTTCGAAGTGATCGCAGGGGACGTGCGGCAACCGCGCTTCGGCCTCGACCGCGAGGCCTGGCGCGACCTCGGCGAGCGCATCGACTGCGGTTTTCACTGTGCCCAGCTCGAGCTGCCAGGGAACGACCTCGATCTCGCCCGCCAGGGCAACGTCCGTCCCGTCGAGAACTGGATTCGGCTGCTCGGTGCCCACCCGCACCTGCGCCTGGCTCATCTCTCGACGGCCTTCGTCGGGGGGCGTCGCAACGGCCTCTTCACGGAGTTCGATCTCGACTGCGGGCAGACCTTTCGCAACCCCTGGGAGGAGAGCAAATTCGCCGCCGAAGAGCGCCTCCGCGAGTCGCCGGTGAGCCCGCGGGTGACCGTCTTCCGGCCCAGCCACGTCGTCGGCAGCGCTCAGACCGGCGAGGCCTTCGCCTTCACCGGCGCCTATCCGCTGCTCTTCGCCCTCGCCGGCGGCGGCCGCTGGCTGCCGGGTGACAAGCTGGCCCGACTGGATCTGGTGCCGGCGGACTATGTCGGTGAGGCGATGGTGACGCTGATGCGTCACGGCCAGCGGGGCGGCACCTTCCACCTCGCCGGCGGCTGGAAAGGCTCCCTCGAGCTCGGTGAGCTGGCGCAGATGGTGGCCGGTGAGCCGGCCGCGGGCCGCCGGCCACGCTTCTTGCCACAGCTCATGGCGCCGCTGCTGCGGCTCGGTGGTGCGCTGACCTTCGGAGCCTTGTCGAGCCGTGGCGCCGAAGCCCGGCACCTGGCCGATTACCTGCGGCAGGGCTGTGTCTTCGACACGTTTCTCGCCGATGCGGCCCTCGAAGCCCAGGGCGTGGTCTGCCCCGAGCCGGCGATCTATCTCGGTCGCGTGTTGCGGGCCGCGGCGCGCCAAGACTGGGGGCGTCGCCAGAGGCAGGTCGAAACCTTGGCCCAGCCGGTGGTGAAGGTGGCCGCCGAGGGCGGCGCCGCTGCCCACGCCCGCGGGCCGGCCTTCGAAGAGCGCAAGAGCTTTCGAGTCAAAGACTACGAGGTGGTCTACCGCGATATCGGCAGCGGGCCGGCGGTGGTCTTCCTGCACGGCTTCGCCGGTGCCGAGGCCTGGGACGGCGTGGTGGAGCGTCTCCAGGACCGCTATCGCTGCCTGATCGTCGAGACCCTCGGCCTCGGCGAGTCGCGGGCGCCGCTCACGGCGGACTACGGTCTGCCAGCGCAGGCCGCGATGATCCGAGGGCTGCTCAGCCACCTCGGTCTCGAGCGCGTTCACCTGGTGGGGAACGACACCGGCGGCGCCATCGCCCAGCTCTTCGCCGTGCGCTGGCCGGAGGTCGTCGACCACCTGGTGCTTTCGGACTGCGACGCCTTCGACAACTGGCCGCCGCCGCAGGTCGAGCGCCTGCGCAAGGTCATGCGCCTCCCGGGCGGCATGGCGCTGATCGGAGCGGTGATGTCCTTTCGGCCGGTGGCGCGCTCGCGCTCCGGCTTCCGGCGCCTGGTCACCGAGGCCGACGACCTCACGCCACAGCGGGTGCAGCGTTACCTGCGGCCGGTGTCGTCGGCGGAGCGGCGGTCTCGGCTGCGACGCTTCTTCCTCTCCCTCGATCCGGCCTGCACCCAGGACATCGCCCATCTGCTGCAGCAGCTCGACAACCGCACCTTGATCATCTGGGGTTGC from Acidobacteriota bacterium includes the following:
- a CDS encoding acyl-CoA dehydrogenase family protein → MNFLKSEREHLERFLPGLDAELAEQPLQELEKRGNPCLGMLIAARGAGLLIPTEYGGLGATPVEAVRVHRAVATRSPSLSIAMTMHNFSVATLVEYTFYGDYTVDLLKSVAENQLLVASGFAEGRTGSSILDPLMRAEPVDGGYRINGAKKPCTLTYSMGLLTASVAVPSDNGGAPRRAVAVVPADAEGIDRQPFWTSSVLGGAESDQLVLKDVFIPQDQLFFPEVDEGLDAVEAGGFLWFELLVSASYLGVASALAERALAGGKGTDGERVQLAIELESAMSGLEGVAQTMMTGERGEDILVRSLLVRFAVQGAIERSVMRAAELLGGMSFIASPDVAYLLSASRALAFHPPSRLSVAPAIDGFLAGGPMEIA
- a CDS encoding VlmB-like protein; the encoded protein is MPQTTPKEASWEEAPSILDGATNLELTPALCHLDYWIEAAPQGTLAGLINGHRPETRVPDYMLEDGPLRAAIMDEFSFRSISEEKATRAISYLVAYAPDVLSMEFFGTQMIDEARHSRVFRGHLLELGVPEKDLAATIQRIAGADSEKILVPLEDFALPLMRDQRDFIAGVVILTILVEGVLAPSAELSELKWRHLDPPAAEIEHGANIDEVRHLTVGSAVVKEYLEAHPDEVPRVLDIITRGRQLWAELPTDDPIFRRELLFQEGMKQHQDKIEGYEIWPGRLLSDTTPEERLETANRWSTEMQDSRLRYMGLEEAIP
- a CDS encoding phosphotransferase — its product is MSSGGATVTAGGVLEGVVRTALDLAPAAPVELEEVEAFSNFNYVYRVRAGGDSFYLKQVAEKPKHFDVRLPRERIFSEAEAMRRFQELAGDAVRVPRLLGLDREAYAFVMSDVGAGRRVLLDVVGQCFERLAEQAEALGTALGRVHRASRGMAPLRPAAEREVIVRTIWDGLLAPGGRAVFPDAWAATEERLSRSECLVHADLWAKNLLVAAGEPVALVDFEGAHLGDPAFDLGTLLAVALLPALERPELFAAAQGFARRLFDSHAAAAGDVRWADGVRERAFLATAVFLAARGFGPFAYPMAETARQRVRALAARLVEAPVKDLDGLTIRVAAVLALPGI
- a CDS encoding GNAT family N-acetyltransferase, whose translation is METRIYRSIDELGADRVMAQEGGGLDFSYGLLRAVERTLWGRLEVRYLTVEDGGETVLFTPVYIGSNLNFNALLPKLIQSSYASQVENLGMAAAYTVAVVGCLISDRGWIPMHPELRDRAGALRLLLAEIDRLAASFRAQLCLLKDIHQSFPEEERGVMRQAGFSEGYSLPTIRIDTRYDSWDQYLSKHLSKNGRKHARKQFRHAEARGYRLRAVEDFESLIPRLFPLFRSVFLRAKYQFEELPPAFLVECNRSRRPLTEMILCEKGDEPVGAMLVFYDRVQQLNRRIGVDYDDADSGLIYNLLNYQGLIRAIDRGIEHVDLGQSSYLVKTRMGGELTDNYLLLKSYSLALKPSLPFQKWWMNRYRAEQVLAGLKQGVQI
- a CDS encoding alpha/beta fold hydrolase, which gives rise to MKNVLLTGADSLVGAEVLAHLARQAVDTVTLVLGHDGDEVLDRLVEYVGPLPVRFEVIAGDVRQPRFGLDREAWRDLGERIDCGFHCAQLELPGNDLDLARQGNVRPVENWIRLLGAHPHLRLAHLSTAFVGGRRNGLFTEFDLDCGQTFRNPWEESKFAAEERLRESPVSPRVTVFRPSHVVGSAQTGEAFAFTGAYPLLFALAGGGRWLPGDKLARLDLVPADYVGEAMVTLMRHGQRGGTFHLAGGWKGSLELGELAQMVAGEPAAGRRPRFLPQLMAPLLRLGGALTFGALSSRGAEARHLADYLRQGCVFDTFLADAALEAQGVVCPEPAIYLGRVLRAAARQDWGRRQRQVETLAQPVVKVAAEGGAAAHARGPAFEERKSFRVKDYEVVYRDIGSGPAVVFLHGFAGAEAWDGVVERLQDRYRCLIVETLGLGESRAPLTADYGLPAQAAMIRGLLSHLGLERVHLVGNDTGGAIAQLFAVRWPEVVDHLVLSDCDAFDNWPPPQVERLRKVMRLPGGMALIGAVMSFRPVARSRSGFRRLVTEADDLTPQRVQRYLRPVSSAERRSRLRRFFLSLDPACTQDIAHLLQQLDNRTLIIWGCEDDYWSTSWAQKLYEEIPGAERLELIPFAGISCHEERPDRFAEILSEFFAGGVEKTDDRGAGGTESELVAENASQASPDSRVDETGAVEVPSLVDRPRAVSPSR